The Nicotiana tomentosiformis chromosome 9, ASM39032v3, whole genome shotgun sequence genome contains the following window.
GTCGACTAGCTTGTTTTAAACCATAAAGAGATTTATTCAGTTTACAAACCAATCCTGGTTTGTCTAAAACTAGCCCAGGTGGTACTTGCATGTACACCTACTCATTGAGGTCTTCATGGAGAAAAGCGTTGTTCACATCCAACTGAGATATGGACCGGCCTTTCTTAACTGTTGTAGCTATCAAGGCCCTCACTGTTGTCATCTTTACCACTGGTGAGAAAGTTTTTGTATAATCAATTCCTGCATGTTGAATGTAGCCTTTAACAATCAGCCTGGCTTTGAACCTTTCAATACTACTATCTACTTTGTGCTTCACCTTGTATACCCATTTGCAACCTATTGCCTGCTTTCCAGGTGGCAAGATTACTAGGTCCCAAGTATGATTGGAATATAGTGCTTCAAATTCCTGTGTCATTACAGCTTACCATGCAGGATCAATGGATGCCTCCTCATATGATGATGGTTCCCTGTCATGACAAACATTTATCACAAGAGTCTGACTATTGGCAGTTAGTAGATCAGAGGCAATATGGTGGTTCACAGAGAATAAAGCACTTAGGGAAACAAAATTTGTTTTGAGGTGAGGAAAGAAATGTACATAATCTTGCAGATAGATAGGTGATTTATGAGTTTTTTATGATTGCCTTATTAGTTGGACAGGTTCTTCATGAGTCTGTTCAGTGTAGTATTATTGTGGTGAATCAGGCAGTGAAGAAGTGGGCACTACAAAATGTGACGGGGAAGCTACATGTGCAGGTGACATAGGATTAGATGTGTTATTTGCACTCCTTTGACTATTCAATTTCTCAGACACTTGTGTGATATTTGTATTATCAGAAGGTTGCTCACATAGGGACTCAATAAAAGGAATTGGATGAGGGACAGATGATTGAGGAGATTTGTTCATATTGACTGCAAAAGGAAATATGGACTCATTAAATACCACATCCCTGGAGATATGAATTTTCCTGGTGGCTAGACTCAGAACTTTGTACCCTTTTGTGTTGAAAGGATAACCAACAAACACATGTGGTGTTGTTCTGGCTTCAAACTTGTCCCTGTGTGGTATTGGTACAGTAGGATAACATAAGCAACCAAAGTTCTTTAGGTGAGAATACTTTGGCTTTCTTTTGTCAGTAGTTCATATGGGGTTTGATTGTTAATAGAACTAGAAGGTAGTCTATTTATAATGTAGGTGGCACAAAGAACACATTCACCCCAGTATCTTAAAGGTAGTTTGGATTGGAAGAGAAGAGCTCTGGCTATTTCAAGGAGATATTTGTGCTTTCTTTCCACCACACCATTCTGCTGTGGTGTGTAGGGACATGTTCTTTGATGGATGACCCCCTTAGATTGAAACAACATACTTGCTTCTTTGTTAGTGAACTCTAATCTATTATCTGACCTTAAGGAATTGATAGTTACACCAAACTGGGTTTCTACTAGATTCATGAGCTCTTTGAGTATTTGAAGAGCATTACTTTTGCTGGATAAAAGGTGAGTCCAAGTAGATATACTAAAATCATCCACCATAGTTATGAAGTATTTATATCTATCATGTGTAGGGACATGATATGGACCCCACAGATCAACATGTAGAACTTCAAAGATTCTATTGGTTGTACTGGTTTTCTGAGAAAATGGCAGTCTTTCTTGTCTAGCCATTGGGCAAATGGTGCAGTTGAAGGGTTGTTTGGGAGAAAGTGACAGGTATAGAAGTAATGTTTTTCAATTTGACAAAGGGTACATGTCCAAGTCTATTATGCCACAACACATCTATATTGCTTTCAACATATAGAGAATATACTAGGAACCTCAGAAGATGGACTTATAAAGGAAAATTGTTCTTCAATATTTGCACATGGACTATTTACAACTGGATAAGAAGAAACACAATTATTGATATGTAATGGCCTATTTACAATAGAATGAGAGGGATAATATGTGTTACAAGTGCAACAAGTAGAAGTAGTGGACAAGGTATGAGTAGTCTTTACTGCAGGGCTTGTACTGTTCCTCTTCAGACAGCTTGGGCACAGGATGTACAGCCCATCTCTCACTCTACCAATCACCAGAGGCCTCTTCATTGAAGGGGCCTGCAGTATGAAACAATATTTAATAAAAGCAACAAGACAATTGAGATGAGAGGCCAAAGAATGAACAGATATTATATTGTATCTAAAGAAGTGAACAAACATCACTTTGTCTAGAGTGATCTTAGGAGTGAGCATCACACTACCAATTTCTGTCGCCTTTACCATGTAGCCATTTGGAAGTACAACTAATAAAGGATAGGGTAAAGCTATTATGTTGGTTAATAAGGAtttgttaaaaatcatgttgttTGATGCCCTTGAATCTATAATCTATGAGTCAGCTTTGTTTTTGAAACATTCACATGACAGTTTACCAAAATCAATGGAGGAATTACAAGCTATCATACCTGCAAAGTTTGTTGTTCCTGATGCAATATTAGCACTAGTTGTGCAATCTCTCCCTCCTCTTGATTGAAACTGCTGCAGTAGACTCACCAACTGGTTGTATTCCCCTTGGGTGAGACTCACATTTTGAGCATTATCATGAGCAACATATTTCTCAGTCTCAGCAGGTTGTGTATCAGTGGTTGCTACATGTGCATTAGCCATTGCTCTATTTCCTCTATTGAACCTATTATTCTGGTTGCTGTTGGAATTGTGGTTGTAGTTGAAATTTTGCCTAGGATTTTGATTGAAATTAGAGGTCTGGTTTTGATTTATGTTTGGATTCTGATTCTGACTGAAACTTTGAGGGTATACATGAAGCTTGTAGCATTTTTTTTTGGTGTGCGTTGGTCTCTTACAGTAATCGCAAAAAGGTCTGTTCCTGTTGTTGTGATTGTTACTGGGAGAATAATTTGTCATGAATGACCCAGGTCTGTTTGTGCTAGCATTCAAGGCTGATGATTCTAGAGCTAAATGACCAATTGGCTTGATTTCTCTCTACCTTTCCTCTTGAATTAGTAAAGAAAAGGCTTGGGCAATTGTAGGAAGAGGATTCATCATCAGTATACTGCCTCGAACCACATTGTATGTCTCATTCAATCCCATGAGAAATTGTATCAACCTCTTATCCTGCTCAGTTTTGTGCATGCTTTCCTTAGCTCCGCATGTGCAATTGCAAGTGCAATGGGATTTGGCAATCAAAGTGTTGAGTTTCTCCCATAGCTTCTTCATCTTAGTGTAGTAACCAGTGATATCAAGGGCTCCTTGGGATAAATCATTGATTTCCTTTTGGATCTGGTATAGTTTTGTTCCATTTGTTTGATCATATCGATCTTCAAGTTCTCTCCACAATTCAACTGCATCTTCTACGTACTCAACACTATCTACAATTTCCTTAGCTAATGAGTTCATAATCCATGAAGTGACCATGTCATCACATCTTTCCCATAATCgaaattttgatgaatttggatcTAGTCTCTTGCATTCCCCATTGATGAATCTCAGCTTATTTTTCATTGATAGGGCTCATATTACACCCCTTCTCCAATGTCGATATCCAAAGCCATCAAATGGAACAGGAACCAAAGCTGCTCCGGGATTATCAGATGGATACATATACAAGGGACTACTGATATCAACACTTGACTGATTAGGAGACTCAGCCATAGACGGTGTAGATTGATCACTGTCTTCGACAATAGTCATCTCATACAGTACAAAATTTCTAAACAAATGAGGGCTAGAAAATAGCGATTACAAATCTAACAACGATTTCCAAGTGATTACAGATTCAGAAGCAGAACATAACCTTTTCACAATTGTAGCTTGAAATCGATGGAAAAGTGAACTTGCATGTGTGCGATTtagttgaaatcgagattgatGAAATTAGAACTAACAGATTCAGAGAGACGAGTCCAAATTTGTGCTTCTCACTCTGATACCATATCAGATTTCTCAATGAGGCAGTAGCTCAAAGCTTAGTTGAGCTTCAATGGTGATGAGATCTGAACCTCTATGCCATGGGAGGTTACAGTGAAGACAATGATGAAGCAGGAGATAGACGAAGTTTATGGAATTTCAATTCACTGAAAAATGAAAAGTGAGTGGAGTGTCCACTATATACAAACGAGAACAATAaggaaaatgaagaaataaaATCAGCTAACTAAGCTTCTACAGCTGTCACTTAACTAACCACTAACTACTCCTCTAACTGCTAACTAACACTAATAACTCTGCTCCAGTAACTAACTAAGCTAAGCTAAGATGAATAATTAATCTTAACACATATTACTAAGGCTGCAAATGCTTCTTTAGAGTTTTGAGCTTTACTAAAAAAATTACTCTACTGTTGCATGTGATTGTACAGAGAAAGTCTTAAACTATGATAAAAGTCTTTATATACATGTGATTGTGCCTAAACTATATTAAGGAGGACGTGTCGATCGAAGGATATCTACATGATGAGCTCGGTCGAATTCCGAAGtagggacgtcgagcttcgagccaATAGACCGATCAACGACAagactcgatatcattatcgagctgaAGTTTAGTCCAAAAGGGATAACGAGCAGAGCAAAATTGGATTACAATTGAAGGAGGATGTTGAATTATATAATGTCCAAACAAATATCTATAATTAAACAtctgaaaaatatttaaaaaattgacATAAAAGAAAAAACCGTTTGAATCCCCAAATAGCAAGAGCGCTAGCTTTTAAATGAAGTGAATTGTTACTTAACATACTATGTTTTCCGCGCAAAGttttttatttgatattttacGGTTGTAAAATAATTTCCTTGTAAGAAAAAAATATGATGGGAAAGAGTACCAGTATAGTTGGACTTCATATCACTTATTGTTATCAAAATAAACAAACATTTCCTGAAAATGGTAATTATAAAGGATTTCATGGTTTTAATTTGAAGGAATGATTCAATTTCTTGTTAATCTTCTTTTTTGTATTTCCTCCTTGTTCTCTGCAATTGGAGGATAGCTACTAGCTTCTCTGCAACAAGTTGAAcacgattattattattattattattattattattattattattattattattgttgttgttgttgtttccttaCTTTAATATTGTGGTGCTATTCTTAGTCGAAAATAACACGTGTTCCACTTTGGAGTGCTCTCTCTATTTCTGTCTTTTTAATCTCTTGTCTTATATTTCCTCCTTGTCCCCTGCAATTGGAGAATAAGTACTAGTTCCTCTTCAATATATGACATAACATAGTGACAGTTCCAAAATCATGTAATTAATTGAAAGAAAACAAGTTTGGACACATAAGTGTTAGTTCCAAAATCTCTCTATTTCCTTTTCTTAGTTTTTGCTTTCTAATGGAATCTGATTCCAAAGCTATAGAAAAATATTAACTATCTCATAAGCACCCTTATAATATCCTCAATGTTTCATTAGAAATCTTGCTTCAATATATAGTCAAAAGTTGAGTTTTCCTCTAAAGAAAGGAAGATGTTTGGCTCAAATAATGGTAGAACTGATCAAAATGAGAGTTCTGAATATGATAGGAAAAGTGAAGTTCAAGCCTTTGATGATTCAAACGTTGGTGTAAAGGGACTTTTGGATTCTGGTGTCACAAAGTTACCGCGCATATTCTTGCTCAACCAGCCTGTTATTGAATAGAAATCAGATTCTGATGCAGCTACTAAGTTTACCCTTCCAGTCATAGATTTAGGAGGCTCGGGCAAAAGTGCAGCTCAACGAGCTGATATTGTCCGAGAAATAAAGGATGCTTGTGAAAACTGAAAACTGGGGATTTTTCCAAATTGTCAACCATGAAATCCCATCAAGTGTTATGGAGAAAGTATTAGAAGGCGTTCGCCATTTTCACGAGCAGGATTCTGAGGTGAAGAAAGAGTTCTACTCTCGTGATGATACGAGAAAGTTCACCTACAATACCAATTTTGATCTACACAAAGCAAAAACAGCTAACTGGAGAGTCACCTTTTACGGTGTCATGGCTCCTAATCCTCCTCATCCCGAAGAAATGCCAGAGGTTTGCAGGTATATATTATGCTTACTATTAGTATGGTTTCTTTCCTTTAATATGCATCATTAATAGTGAACATTGGAGATTTTATGCAGGCAAGTTCACATTGGTAAAATTCTTTTATGTAGTTGTAAATGTTACAAACTTGATCAATTAATTCACTACTTTCCATTTTGTTTTGTAGCTGATCACAAAATCACAAACGATAAGTTCAGAAGCGTTCTTCATAGAGTGCTAGCGAAAAATGTAGGACCAAGAATTTCAGTGGCAAGTTTTTTCAGAATGCATTTTCAAGAAGGCAGTGAATCAAGATTATATGGTCCAATCAAGGAGTTGTTATCAGAGGAAAATCCTCCAATATACCGAGAAACACGCAGAAAAGAGTATGTCACTTATCTATACAACAAAGGGCTAGATGGAACTTCTTTATTGTCACATTTCAACTTACAAAAAGAGTGACAGGATTTGCTGCAGAAATGTTTCATCATCTTCCTGGTGTTTTACTCAGTGTGCCTGTGGTTATGTGCTCGCGAGTTCAATTAAGTATTCTTGTACCAGTTGTAACATGCATCTTTTTAGCAATTATAAATAAGCACCTCAAGTTCTGCTCATCTAAAAAAATTGAGAACAGTGGTTTCCTCAACACAAAATAAATGTTATCAAACCATGTTATGTATTCTTGAGTATACATTggtgttgggaataaaccccccgttgaaataatattcacaataataaaagcggaataataacgtagcaccaaGATGCGGTAATTaataagaataaaagagtgacaacgacaccaagatttttttACGtagaaaacccttttgaataagggaaaaaaaactacggccccgagacgagcaactgatatcactatagtaatgaattttatattttataggtccgagtaaaatactccaaagagcactacaacactcaaaagaaataaccctcttttgatattcccaccttactacaatatcgctcactctctatttttctcacagactattttattataccctgtctgtgaagcctcactctttctttctaactctcagatatatttttcctctgtgattggtgtgtagaaatgagatccgaagctctccttttataagAAAAATGACCTACCTCTTCAACAAATCAGAATGAAGTATTGGTTGAAAATTTGCATTCTTGCTGACGCCCACCTAATTTGGCAACCAAGTCCAAGTCCAATTTGGCAACTTGGACTTTTTTAGTATGGGGATGGATCCCATAATCTCACTATTTTCTTTGATCCATTTATGGGGATGGACCCTACAAATCTCTCCCTCCAGACCCATTCACCCAAAGGAGGTAACGCTGGACTTAgcttgagtgcatgccgacaagttctttgcacaaTTCGAatttgtctcttggtaccacatTGGTCAACATATTTGAGGGATTCTCACTTGTATAAATCTTCAAGATTTTTAGAGATTCATTCTCTGCCATTTCTTGAATCGACGTAAGATATCACGTCGATATGTTTGGtccttgcatggtacatggagttcttgctaaggtctattgcactttgactgtcacaatagacgacatacttcTTCTAATGCAATCCAAACTCTTGAAGGAACCGTTTTAACCATATCATATCCTTGCCAGCTTCAGTAGCGGTAATATACTCcgcttcagttgtagagagtaTGCCACACTTCTGCAACctcgactgccatgatatagctcccccttaAAATGTAAAAAAAATCCAGTAGTGAATTTTCTGTTATCATTGTCACGTGCCATATCAACATCTGTATAgtccttcaagattggatcagatcctccaaaacacAAGCAATCTCCTACCGTACCTCTTAGGTACCTAAGTATCCACTTGACTACTTCCCAATGTTCTTTTCTAGGAGTTTCAGGAAATCTGCTAACAACAtcaactgcatgagcaatatcaggtctggtgcataccattgcatacatcaagcttccgaatgttgaagaataaggaactctaaccatgttccctttctcctccaTTATTGTAGGACatatcttcttgctcaactttagatgactagcatGAGGTGTATTGACTGGCTtaacatttttcatgttgaagcattccagtacacgttcaatgtacttctcctaaGACAACCACAACTTTttgcttgttcgctctcgaactatcttcatacccagaatttgttATGTTGgccccaagtccttcatatcaaatgacttggacaaatctcccttcaactttcCGATCAACCCCTTatcttttcctacaattaacatgcCATCCACATacaataacaatataataaaattattttcagaaaagcttttgaagtatacacatggatcagaatatgtctttgtgtaagtttgacttttcatgaatgagtcaaacttcttgtaccactgtATTGGTGTCTGCTTtaacccataaagactcttattcagtttgcacaccatgtatttcctttcagctacttcaaatccttctggctgctccatatagatcttctcttccaaatctccgtgaagaaatgcagttttcacgtcaaactgctccacttcaagatctaggctagctgttAAGCTTAAGATTGTTTGAATAGAAGACATTTTTACAATAGGTgagaaaattttgtcaaaatcaatacTTTTCTTCTGCTCGAAGCCTTTTACCAACCATCAAGCTTTGTATCTGACGagcttgccatttccatctttattgagtttaaagacccatttgcatttgagtggtcttttacccattggaagttcaaccagcttgtacttgccatttttctgtagagattccatctcttcttgTATGGCTGTGATCCACTGGTTCTTTTATGGATGAGACATCAtctccttaagactttctggctcctcctcatcactgatgaggacatactctaTGGAAGGGTACatgcatgactctacccttggcctttctgatctcctcagaggttgaggttgttcttctcccTGAGTGTGGTGatccacttgctcgacatcatcatcaagttgctccccctgctcaataacctcaccaggttgctcccccCTACTCGGCAACCTTGTCGTTCGTGCTTTCTGCACTTTTGGGATAGTTAGAAGAAGAAGGAAtggtaacaaggttaggaattataccatttttggccttctctgacatatcatcagcagtttcaacttcactttctcggaagactacatctctgcttctgatgatCTTCTTATTTACAAGATCCCACAATTTGTATCTGAACTCTTCATCTCTGTATCCGATGA
Protein-coding sequences here:
- the LOC104103985 gene encoding uncharacterized protein produces the protein MKNKLRFINGECKRLDPNSSKFRLWERCDDMVTSWIMNSLAKEIVDSVEYVEDAVELWRELEDRYDQTNGTKLYQIQKEINDLSQGALDITGYYTKMKKLWEKLNTLIAKSHCTCNCTCGAKESMHKTEQDKRLIQFLMGLNETYNVVRGSILMMNPLPTIAQAFSLLIQEER